The Triticum urartu cultivar G1812 chromosome 5, Tu2.1, whole genome shotgun sequence genome contains the following window.
GTGGAAGTGTGGGATTCGGTCGGCGTTTTTCTACGGCACATCCGCTTGGATTCGGTCATCGTTCGTCTGCAAGTTGGTTCCTTTTAATGTACGCTTCTCTTCATCGGTTGCAGTTGTTGCTTGGTTCGCcggtcctatggggccttagcacaacaAGTTTCTGGCAGTCTACTACAACAGGTTTGCCCAGCTCCAATTGCGGAGaggcgatgacggcggcgcgccttcTCCTCGCACCAGTAATTTTGTTTCGTCGCTAGGTAATCTACAGACCTGGATGTAACTTTTACTTCTACTGTTCTTTGTACTACCTTAACAGATTTTTGTTTGAAAAGGAGGATAGACCCttggcctctgcatctggacgatgcaggcgcccattttattaattatttacAGAGACGATACATAGTAATACATCAGTTAGTCTGAAGCCACCATCTATGCAACACCTGTTGCTACTCCCATTGATGAAGGTGTGCCGAATATCCGGGCCTAATACCAAACTTATATCGCACCAAACCCTAACATCTAGAGCCGGATGCCCCAGCCCAGCCACATACCGGGACATGGTCCCATACCGGACCGATGCACCCTCAGAGGTTGCGGCCACCATCTTCCACCGGTCCATCTCCAGAGCAGTAACTGACCCATCGACCTTGCCTGGCCTACCGTCAACGCCACCACGAAGCCAGACAACTCCACCATGCTGCACGTATCCGTCCACAAGCGGCCGTCATCGAACCTCCGTAGCGCCATGCCACCGGGATCCGCCGTCGGCCATGCGGTGGACGAGACACCGCTCTTTCGCTTGTCCTGTCCAATCAGCACTTGCTCTAAAATGATGCCCTCAGGAGGGACAACGACATGAAAGGTACCATCATCGTCCGATCCGGTAGATCAAGATCAAGGTTtcccccggaacctcacgagtgGGGTGCCACGACCTGCAACAACGATGCCTCGAGAAGGGAACGACATCATAGACACCGCCATCGTCCTCCATGACCAAAGTCGGCGCGATTTTCACCAAAAGTCGCGTCCCCACAACCTCGCAGCTGGTTGGAACCGAACGGAGCCTCGCCGTGGAGACGAGGGCCGCCGTCAGCACACCGATAGGGAGCCTCCAGCCACCCCTCATCGGTCCTCCTCACGCCACCGGCCGGCCAAGGCCATACCGAGACGGATCTGGACAGGACGCCAGATCCACAGCCATTGGAGCCACCCATGCGCACGCAACCGCCACACCGCCGACCATGAAGGCTCCCATCACCGCTGCGCAATAGGGGCGCCGCCCTGACTGCCGCCCCGACCTCCCCGCATGAGACGCCGCCTCCGCCTCACAAGGTCCGCCGCAGCGACCACCCGCCCTGGATCTGCGGTGCAGGGCCCCCCGCCATCACAGCCCTTGACGGCAGCAGTGGCAGATAGGGTTGGAGCAGCAGGGAGGGACTGGCGGCTAGGGATCTGGGCCCCTGGCGCCGTCTGAGGCGAGGCGACGCGaggggcggaggaggagggggaggtcgTGAGAGGAGGGAATCAGCCCGCAAGCAGGAGGGTGATGCCGCGAGCTCTTAGTGATGCTCTGATTACTTCACTGCCTTAACAGATGATGAATAGATCGTAAGTATTCTcgcaagaaagaaaagaaagCACCTCGGCGAAAAAAAAACCCAGAAAATAGCAATTAACCAGGAATAAAGAAGAAGCAATCACGATGCCTGGTGCATCGAAATGTAATCAACTGAAAATACCGGGCGGCTGATAGCCTTGCCTCGGCGCACCTCTTTCATATATATAGCATAGACTTTACAAGTACAAGAAGTCCCAATCATGGAAACTATCGATGTGGAGGCAATCTGACTTGGAAACCTAGCAGATAAGTACACCGCGCTGACATTGTTGCAATATACGATAGTAGCACTTGAGATGGGCTTGTGAAGCTCCTGTAATAACTGACGAACCCAGCATGACTCTGCAACAGCCGCATCAACTGCTCTGATACCATGTAATCAAGTGAAAATACCAGGCGGCTTGATAGCCTTGCCTCGGCGCAcctcactactagaaaaagggctacagatgggattgatactaatggcgcaccacctactgatacgccattagagttgaaactactaatggcgcacctggcccagggtgcgccattagtatcaattttttttaactagtgcgcctgtccaaacatactaatggcgcatccagatacagtgcgccattactagttactagttgtaactagtaatggcgcaccagccggaaagtgcgccactaatgttgtttttttattatatttttattcccttttttgcaaaactactaatggcgcactgttccactgtgcgccattactagtttaaacacttcttcatccgaagccatctagataagtatttgagcccatcttcaacATCTGGTCGTATTGGCCTCGACAGTTTCTACTGTTCACGGCAGCAAGCTttcccggcaaggttactgttcacggcggcaagctttccccggcaaggttactgttcacggcggcaagctttccccggcaggttactgttcacggcggcaagctttccccggtaaggttactgttcacggcggcaagttttcacaccggcaagcttctcCGCCGGCAAGCTCTCCACGCCGGCATGCTTCTCCGCCGGCAAGGttttaccccggcaaggtttcattcagccgacaaaggccgaatactttctcactcagggccggcccgcaaagtgttgcctctaacttttgcatatgaatcTGGATTCGTGACCACGGTGAgcagaaataaaaaaaatactaatggcgcaccacggtgaggtgtgccattagtatggatgtacttatggcgcacctcctggtggtgcgccattagtattgtgccattgctataagaaaaaaaactactaatggtgcaccagggtgaggtgcgccattagtattgtgccatccatatttcctccccggcccctccctatcccctctctctccctcgccctcgcccctcgatccccttcccctctcctctcccgacgccgccctctcctctcccgacgccgccgccccgccgccccgtcgtcctcgtctccccgccgccccgtcgtcctcgtCTCCTCGGCGCCGCTCTCCCCGTTGCCCCACCTCGTTGGAcgccatcgccccgccgccctcgtcgccggtggcccggacgccgccccgtccacaccaccgtcgccggagcaccaccaccaccaggacCTCGTCGCACCACCAACACCCAGGACCTCGTCGCACCACCAACACCCAGACCTCATGGTTTCATGAGTGGAAAGTGGAATTGAACAATCTAGACCTGAAACTGAGGCAGTTTTACACGAGTTTGTTTGTTGGTCTTTTAACCCTATCATTTCTCTTGTAGCCAGCATGTGTGTGCACTTAAACTTGTTTAGCTAGTAATTTCCCCCAATTTGGCCATTACATGTGTAACTTAACTTAGCTTGTCAGAGCATGCTTCCTCGCGAAGAAGGGGGTCATGCTGAAAATTGAAAAATATTGTGAGACATTGGTTGGACTTTGAATTGGTATACAGAGAAGGGAGTGCCTGCTTGTATATATTTTACTGTTGCTACCATGCCAGACTAACAAACTGCCCAATATTGTGCCCTTCTGTACTGTTATTGAGAACAGTTCATGGTTACTAACGTAATTTATTGTTTCACTGCAGTGGGCATACAAGTTGTTATAAAGCCAGAATATCAGATAACCCCTCCTGTAAGTTATATGATTTATTATACAATCACTACTTTCCTGTTCTCTTATGCAAGAGCTGTCAATCTACTTTGCTACCAAAAAAGTTGTATTAATGAGTAATGACTGAGTTCAGTTTTCattctctttggtttcgagagtcattcaacttaagatgtaatcgatgctattaatgtcttgcttttctcttccgatcgttctgttgcatacttatatattgcttatgtattgtctgcgaattggtactaacgtttcgtttggctactgcatagcgatgccgtggtatgtcgtgtacaagggtaaggttcccggagtctacgacgactgggaggagtgtcggagacaggttcaccgattcagcggtaacagttacaaagggtacgccactagggccgaggccgaatctagatacacccgctatctagcgggagaggggagggagcgttggaggaaccggatgaagacgcgtttcatcgtgatgatgctcattgtgatgaccgcagctctcttctatgtgatggtagtttagatgatcgatatcgacttgtaatgtgaagacaaactcgcggtctcgagacttgtaatataatgttttatctttgttcggtcttttcaattcggagactaatatgatgaattgtattcggagactaaaatgatgaattgtattcagagactaatcttctattgtattcgatgaatctgttgttgatgtgtgctgtttatattttgtccaattatacattttgtaacatgtgcaaaaaacagaaaattaaaaaataaaaaaacataatattcatactaatggcgcatcacaccatagtgcgtcattagtatgccaaaggatactaatggcgcatcattagatagtgcgccattagtatgccgaatttactaatggcgcatctcgttgtcgtgcgccattagtatgccaaagcacctgggtatacatgacCCCCTGgaaggcatactaatggcgcactgttgtatatactaatggcgcatctgaggtgcgccattagtataccagatactaatggcgcacccgtggtgcgccattagtaaaatatactaatggcgcaccactaatgcgccattaatggccaaattaggtgcgccattagtaggccttttcctagtagtgcctctttcatatatatatatatatagcataGAGACTTTACAAGTACAAGGAGTTCCAATCATGGAAACTATCGATGTGGAGGCAATCTGACTTGGACACCAAGTCGGCTAGGAGATGTTGCAGTATTGGTCTCTAACACGAATAACAATAACAAGCTTAGTttcttttttgatttttttaaatggAATAACAACCTAGCTTGACAACAGCTAAAATAGAAACAACATTAAGCCTAGCCTGACAAAAATATAACCCATCAAACCAGGAGCTCCTCTACATGGGCCGCAGACCACACAGTGCACTGAAACGCTCAAACCTTGTTTGGCAAGAAGAAAAGCCCATAGCATGTGACGCGCTGAAAAAAACCATAACCTGCCATGGGCCTCGGACAATGCTCCTGAGCCAACAACATGAATCTGTGACTAGAGTTTGATCCAACGACTGTGCTcgtgaatgagaccaaattatatctcaacTAGCTAAGTTTTAGCAATCTCTCAAAACATGGAAAATGCCAACCAGAAAACATCATAAATCTCGTGGCGCACGCGTATGTCACGCTTACCGTCCGACGCCATGCACGGAATGTTGGCGTAAGAAAGTGGTGACACACCAGCTCTGAAACTCGTGCACTAGAACACAAAATGACGTGAACTCTATCCTATTCAAACACACCCGCCCACCATATTGGCTAGCACCTCAAGCTTCCGCCCGGGAGACCTGGGATCTCTCCTCCTTTTTTGTACTAGGTGGCAAAAACTGGAAGTTTTTTAGGTACATGGCAAAGTTTCAAATAATGTACATGCCAAATTTACAATTTTTTGAACTTGTCACATGGAAAACTTAATTTTTTTTGTACACATGTCAAATTTTAGAAAAGCTTTCTCCTGATCCCATTGTAAATTCATAATTTTTTGTCTTTAAAGGCATGACAATTTTTGGTCTTTTTGTAATGCTCCCATGAAAAGCTTTTGGAAATCTTATCACTTATTGGTGGCAATTTTGGAAATGTTTTTATACTTTCTCACGTAGCAATTTTATTATTACGGGAATGGCaactttatttttttattttttagaaATGGAGGCATACCCCGCCTCTGCATCATAATGATGCATGCTGCCATCTTATTAAAAAATCTACAAAGTATCACAAAGTCATAAAAATATTACAGCTCGCAAGCGGAGCAAAGCAAaagaataaaaaggaaaataCATGTTGACAATCACAACCGGTACGGCAATATGAAGGATAAGCTTTCTAGACTCCTATCCTGTTATGCGACCGCCATCCGAACCGGTTGAATATACCCCGTGCTACCATCTCCAACTTTATTATTAAGAGCAGGAaaattttatttttaataacaTGGAAATTTTGTTATTAAGAGCATGTCAATTTTAATTTTAGCGACATGGCAAAAAAATCATGGCAATTTTCCTCTGTGTGGAAAATAAAAATATAAAGCATGGCAAATTCCTTGAACGTATTTTTTAAATTAATATGCAAATTTGCCAAGTATGATCTTCGCTGTCTGCATTTCGGACCACGGTATTGTTTTTGTTGGTTTCTTATTTTTGAGATTTACTATGGCCTATTTGCCATATAGGTATTTTTTTGGTAGGCTACCAATGCAATTCTAGTCTGTGTTTTGTTGTATATTTTGGCAATTTTTTAGCATGTGCTTTTTATAAACAGttttacagagggagtattaaaGAAGATACCAGTCATTTCCAATTTGTGAAGTTTGGCAAACACAAGACAGTTTCCTATGTTAATTCGTTGCAATCTTAGTTGCAACTGTCATGTTAAACATCACCACCTTGCTAAAACGCACAAAAGTAACATTGGGTGAACGTCTAGGTTCGAAGTGCGATGCACAACCGAATTCACAGCTAATTACCATCAACTCTGCTTTGAGCTCGCCTCTGGAGATCGACCGTGAGCTCGTCACCAGCTCCAGTCCATCGATCAATAGTAGAGCAGATGGGCGTAGGGGGACAGGCAATGCTGGTCCTGCCACGGGCTGCGGAGCTGCGTCAGGAACGGGTCCTGGAGCCAGTCGAACACTCCATGGTTGGTCGCCGCCGGGAGCTGCAGGCTGGGTAGGTCCACCACACCCTGGCTCGCCGCCGGTAGCTGCAGACTGCACATGTTCGACATCCCATGGTTCGCCGCCGGGAGCTCGAAGCCACAGGGTGGGTTCACGGCCGGGAGCTGCAGACTGAAGGGCGCGTTCGCCGCGTGCGGAAGCCACGACGTCGACTCCACGGCCACCGTGGCCAGGTCTGCTTCCTTCTTGGCTACCATGGGCGCGTCGTGGCTGCTGCTGTTGCCAGACAGCGCCaccgacgaggaggaggaggagggcatCAGGAAGTTGTCCCGGGCGTCGTCGGATGACGACAGGTAGAAATCGCCGGCTGCCGGGACCGGGCACGCTCTGGCCGCGCCACCGTTGCCGCGGGGCCTCTGCTTCATCTCCTCCATCTCAAAGGCTCTCTGCTCTAGCTCCTTGAGCGGCGTGGCCTTCCGGTACACCTTGCACAGCACCGTGTCCTCACTGGGCGGCGCCGCGCCGGTGTCAGGGAGGCGGTACTCGTTCATGACCCAGTCCGTCTTGGAGCCCCGGGGAGCGCGGCCCTGGTAGAAGACGAGCGTCTTCTTGAGCCCGATGACCCGCTTGGGGTCACCCGTGCTCCGGACGGCCCTGTCGGAGCCCGTCGCCTTCCAGAAACCCCGCTCCGTCGTCCGGTTCGGCCGCCCGCCGCTCCCCGCCTTCCGGTCACGCGGCACGAAGA
Protein-coding sequences here:
- the LOC125506335 gene encoding NAC domain-containing protein 22-like, whose translation is MAMAVAASTMEVDQDLPGFRFHPTEEELLGFYLSRVALGKKLHFDIIGTLNIYRHDPWDLPGMAKIGEREWYFFVPRDRKAGSGGRPNRTTERGFWKATGSDRAVRSTGDPKRVIGLKKTLVFYQGRAPRGSKTDWVMNEYRLPDTGAAPPSEDTVLCKVYRKATPLKELEQRAFEMEEMKQRPRGNGGAARACPVPAAGDFYLSSSDDARDNFLMPSSSSSSVALSGNSSSHDAPMVAKKEADLATVAVESTSWLPHAANAPFSLQLPAVNPPCGFELPAANHGMSNMCSLQLPAASQGVVDLPSLQLPAATNHGVFDWLQDPFLTQLRSPWQDQHCLSPYAHLLYY